The following proteins come from a genomic window of Nostoc sp. ATCC 53789:
- a CDS encoding DUF3067 family protein codes for MTGQELRQMLLDKWGYSYDVQFRRAQGKIFLQVMWKYLEQASFPLSEVEYQEHLDSIANYLHALGGSTQVQTFIAQTRDRPRLGKAVSIPLDLGERSSEWIL; via the coding sequence ATGACAGGACAGGAATTACGTCAGATGTTGCTTGATAAGTGGGGATATTCTTATGATGTCCAGTTCCGACGGGCACAGGGAAAGATATTTTTGCAAGTAATGTGGAAATATCTGGAGCAAGCTTCTTTTCCCTTGAGTGAGGTAGAGTACCAAGAGCATCTTGACAGCATTGCTAATTATCTTCATGCCTTGGGCGGGTCAACGCAAGTACAAACATTTATTGCCCAAACACGTGATCGCCCCCGGCTTGGCAAAGCTGTTAGCATTCCTCTAGATTTGGGTGAACGTTCTTCGGAATGGATATTATGA
- a CDS encoding tRNA-binding protein has protein sequence MFISYSDFEKIEIHVGKIIKVEEFPQAKKPAYKLWIDFGDLGIKKSSAQITKLYDQEKLINRLILAVTNFPHRQIANFISEVLVLGVVLDDGEVVLIQPDRDVAVGKRVL, from the coding sequence ATGTTTATTAGCTATAGTGATTTTGAAAAAATCGAGATTCATGTTGGCAAAATCATTAAAGTCGAAGAATTTCCTCAAGCCAAAAAACCAGCTTATAAATTGTGGATAGATTTTGGCGATTTGGGCATTAAAAAATCTAGTGCCCAAATTACTAAACTTTATGATCAAGAGAAATTAATCAACAGATTAATATTAGCTGTGACTAACTTTCCACACCGTCAGATAGCTAATTTCATCTCCGAAGTTTTAGTCTTGGGAGTAGTTTTAGACGATGGAGAAGTTGTATTAATTCAGCCTGATAGAGATGTAGCTGTAGGCAAAAGAGTTTTATAG
- the petC gene encoding cytochrome b6-f complex iron-sulfur subunit, translating to MAQFSESADVPDMGRRQFMNLLTFGTVTGVALGALYPVVNYFIPPAAGGAGGGTTAKDELGNDVSVTKFLENRNAGDRNLVQGLKGDPTYIVVDSKEAIKDYGINAICTHLGCVVPWNVAENKFKCPCHGSQYDETGKVVRGPAPLSLALAHTNVSDDKIVLTPWTETDFRTGDAPWWS from the coding sequence ATGGCTCAATTTTCTGAATCAGCAGACGTGCCCGATATGGGTCGTCGTCAGTTCATGAATCTGCTCACTTTTGGGACTGTCACTGGAGTAGCTCTGGGTGCATTGTATCCCGTTGTCAACTACTTTATTCCACCAGCTGCTGGTGGTGCTGGTGGTGGTACAACGGCAAAAGATGAGCTAGGTAACGATGTTAGCGTCACCAAATTTCTAGAAAACCGGAATGCAGGCGATCGCAACCTAGTCCAAGGACTTAAGGGAGATCCTACCTATATTGTGGTAGACAGCAAAGAGGCTATCAAAGATTATGGCATTAACGCCATCTGCACTCACTTAGGTTGTGTCGTCCCCTGGAACGTTGCTGAGAACAAATTTAAATGTCCTTGTCATGGTTCCCAGTATGACGAAACCGGTAAGGTTGTTCGGGGCCCAGCACCATTGTCTTTGGCTTTAGCCCATACCAATGTAAGCGACGACAAAATCGTTTTGACCCCTTGGACAGAAACCGACTTCCGTACCGGTGATGCACCTTGGTGGAGTTAA